A section of the Rossellomorea marisflavi genome encodes:
- a CDS encoding murein hydrolase activator EnvC family protein, translating to MNRKYFVSLSIAAVLTIGGLGTSASAHSSVDDLKKQQDDVSSKKEEVNGKIDSKKSEINETVSKQKDIQGQIDVLGKQLNDTESKIKDKEKEIDDTTAEINKLKEEIEVLKQKIEERNELLKERARAIQEKGGSANYVDVLLGADSFGDFVNRVTAVNTIVSADKKIMDEQKRDQEELEKKQKQVEEKLASLEKDKASLQTLKKELDSQKAEKAELFKQLEKQQKSLEVEKADLQQESDELSKREKSIEGEIQAEQERLAELARKQEEERKRQEAEAAKKRAAEQAAAQASASSSSSSSASASSAPQAKSAPAAPAPAVSSGAWTRPASGAITTNFGTDILNGKPRMHWGTDIAARGSVPIVAAADGIVIRSEYSSSYGNVVYMTHSINGKTFTTVYAHMSSALVGNGQSVKKGQQIGYMGDTGYSFGQHLHFELHAGPWNAAKSNAVNPRQYINF from the coding sequence TTGAACAGGAAGTATTTCGTCTCATTATCCATCGCAGCAGTATTGACAATCGGAGGTCTTGGCACCTCTGCAAGCGCCCACTCTTCAGTGGACGATCTGAAGAAGCAGCAGGATGACGTTTCTTCAAAGAAAGAGGAAGTCAACGGTAAAATCGATTCTAAGAAGTCTGAGATCAATGAAACCGTCAGCAAACAAAAAGATATCCAAGGACAGATCGATGTACTTGGTAAACAACTGAACGATACAGAATCAAAGATCAAAGACAAAGAAAAAGAAATCGATGATACGACCGCTGAAATCAATAAGCTTAAAGAAGAGATCGAGGTATTGAAACAGAAGATCGAAGAGCGTAATGAACTTCTGAAAGAGCGTGCGCGTGCCATCCAGGAAAAAGGCGGCTCAGCCAACTATGTAGACGTCCTACTTGGAGCTGACAGCTTCGGAGACTTCGTCAACCGTGTAACAGCAGTCAACACGATCGTTAGTGCGGACAAAAAGATCATGGACGAGCAAAAGCGTGATCAAGAAGAACTTGAAAAGAAACAGAAACAGGTAGAAGAGAAGCTTGCGTCCCTTGAAAAGGATAAAGCGAGCCTTCAAACCTTGAAAAAAGAATTGGACAGTCAAAAAGCGGAAAAAGCCGAATTGTTCAAGCAGCTTGAAAAACAACAGAAATCATTGGAAGTTGAAAAAGCTGACCTTCAACAAGAATCAGATGAGCTTTCCAAACGTGAAAAGAGCATCGAAGGTGAAATCCAGGCTGAACAAGAACGTCTTGCAGAACTTGCTCGTAAGCAAGAAGAAGAGCGTAAGCGTCAGGAAGCAGAAGCAGCCAAGAAGCGTGCAGCAGAGCAGGCAGCAGCTCAGGCAAGTGCAAGCAGCAGCTCATCATCATCTGCATCAGCTTCTTCAGCACCACAGGCTAAATCAGCACCAGCCGCACCGGCACCAGCAGTTAGCTCAGGCGCTTGGACTCGTCCGGCATCTGGAGCCATCACAACGAACTTTGGTACAGATATCCTGAACGGCAAGCCTCGTATGCACTGGGGTACTGATATTGCAGCACGCGGAAGTGTTCCGATCGTTGCAGCAGCTGATGGTATCGTCATCCGCAGCGAGTACAGCTCAAGTTACGGTAATGTTGTATACATGACTCACTCGATCAATGGTAAAACCTTCACGACTGTATATGCTCATATGTCTTCCGCACTTGTGGGTAATGGTCAATCAGTCAAAAAAGGCCAGCAGATCGGATACATGGGTGACACAGGTTACTCATTCGGTCAGCATCTGCACTTCGAGCTTCACGCAGGACCTTGGAACGCAGCGAAATCCAATGCGGTCAACCCGCGTCAATACATCAACTTCTAA
- a CDS encoding peptide MFS transporter: MEANIHQEQSSEFRKKHPPGLYLLFATEAWERFSYYGMRAILVLYLTATAINGGLGADKTTAISLYGTFTSAVYLTPIIGGYLTDRFLPRRTAITIGGVLMALGNFSIFLHQSMGALYLGLALLIIGNGFFKPNISTIVGELYHINDPKRDGAFTIFYMGVNLGAFVAPLVVGLMDYRYGFLTAAIGMVVGQVLFNTLGNKYLGDIGKESAKKVQEHTETASKAPLTKQEVRRTIAIVILAVITIAFWTAFEQAGSSLTLFTEENIDRHLGDFIIPTEWFQSLNSLFIMLLAPIMSMLWFKLSQTKNGDFKTPTKMGMGLITVGLGFFILIPASVMVGDDSQVRVNMLFMVFTYFLHTLAELMISPVGLSMVSRLSPLKLTSVLMGVWLASSAVANKLASVLATYTQSLGYFDIFGLIGIVTIVLGIIVLFVSKPIAKLME, from the coding sequence GTGGAAGCAAACATACATCAAGAGCAGTCATCTGAGTTCAGAAAGAAGCATCCTCCTGGGCTTTATCTTCTATTTGCAACAGAAGCTTGGGAGCGATTCAGTTATTATGGGATGAGGGCCATCCTTGTCCTTTATTTGACCGCCACGGCCATCAACGGTGGACTGGGAGCCGATAAGACGACGGCAATCAGTTTATACGGTACGTTCACCTCGGCGGTTTATCTCACCCCGATCATCGGAGGCTATCTGACAGACCGATTCCTGCCTAGACGGACGGCCATCACGATCGGTGGGGTCCTCATGGCACTCGGGAACTTCTCGATCTTCCTTCATCAAAGCATGGGTGCCCTATACTTGGGTCTCGCCCTGTTGATCATCGGGAACGGATTCTTCAAACCGAATATCTCGACGATCGTCGGCGAACTCTATCATATCAATGACCCGAAACGGGACGGTGCGTTCACCATCTTCTATATGGGTGTGAACCTGGGTGCGTTCGTCGCTCCCCTTGTCGTCGGTCTCATGGACTATAGATACGGCTTCCTGACAGCCGCGATCGGTATGGTTGTCGGCCAGGTGCTATTCAATACCCTTGGGAACAAATACCTTGGTGATATCGGTAAAGAGTCAGCCAAGAAGGTGCAGGAGCACACCGAGACTGCCAGCAAGGCACCCCTGACGAAACAGGAAGTGCGCAGGACGATTGCCATTGTCATTCTTGCCGTGATCACCATCGCGTTCTGGACAGCATTTGAACAGGCTGGAAGCTCGCTTACACTGTTCACAGAAGAAAACATCGATCGTCATCTCGGCGATTTCATCATCCCGACGGAATGGTTCCAGTCGTTGAACTCCCTGTTCATCATGCTGCTGGCACCGATCATGTCCATGCTCTGGTTCAAACTTTCCCAGACGAAAAATGGTGATTTCAAGACGCCTACCAAGATGGGTATGGGTCTGATCACCGTGGGTCTTGGATTCTTTATCTTGATCCCGGCCTCAGTCATGGTCGGTGATGATTCACAGGTAAGGGTGAACATGCTGTTCATGGTCTTCACCTACTTCCTTCATACGTTGGCGGAACTGATGATTTCACCTGTCGGCCTATCCATGGTCAGCAGGCTGTCCCCGCTTAAATTGACATCCGTGCTCATGGGCGTTTGGCTTGCCAGTTCAGCCGTAGCCAATAAGCTTGCAAGTGTCCTTGCAACGTACACTCAATCTCTTGGATACTTCGATATTTTCGGTTTGATCGGGATCGTCACGATTGTCCTTGGGATCATCGTCCTGTTCGTATCAAAACCGATTGCGAAATTGATGGAGTAG